One segment of Allorhodopirellula heiligendammensis DNA contains the following:
- a CDS encoding SMP-30/gluconolactonase/LRE family protein, with protein MTLPSAPLVIDATALPTPHTAQLRFLPEGPIPLEAAGCLSWVGIQHGPQASYGSINLLNLATGENQSFDLPGRPGFAFACSGTETRFVAGVERSLGIFDISDSSWTPFCEGIDADVDNTIINDGVAYGDNLIFGTKDLEFSERKAGLYLFRGRDRVLIRLRDDQICSNGKMIRTDDAGQLKLIDIDSPTKKIVQHDLDIDAGTIGAEHVLVDLTNDPGVPDGAILTPDGNGIIVSIYLPDLADYGETRQYDRETGRLQCVWRTPGSPQNTCPALVVDQGRVRLVITTAVENMSDENREKCPNAGQLFIAETDFQDPAMIVPPVFSWGQ; from the coding sequence ATGACTTTACCTTCAGCTCCGCTCGTGATTGATGCGACCGCCCTGCCGACTCCCCATACGGCACAGCTTCGCTTTTTACCCGAGGGGCCCATTCCCCTTGAGGCAGCGGGCTGCCTGTCGTGGGTGGGGATTCAACATGGACCGCAGGCGAGTTACGGCTCCATCAATTTGCTTAATCTAGCCACCGGTGAGAATCAGTCGTTCGATTTGCCGGGGCGTCCAGGATTCGCGTTCGCCTGCTCGGGGACCGAGACTCGTTTTGTGGCCGGCGTGGAACGGTCACTTGGCATTTTTGATATCAGCGATTCCTCGTGGACTCCGTTCTGCGAGGGTATCGATGCGGACGTCGACAACACGATCATCAATGATGGAGTCGCCTATGGCGATAACCTGATCTTTGGTACCAAAGATCTTGAGTTCTCCGAGCGAAAAGCTGGCCTGTATCTTTTTCGCGGACGTGACCGAGTCTTGATTCGCCTGCGAGATGACCAGATTTGCAGCAACGGCAAAATGATCCGGACGGATGATGCCGGGCAACTGAAATTAATCGACATTGATTCACCGACGAAGAAAATTGTGCAACACGACCTTGATATTGACGCCGGCACGATCGGTGCGGAGCACGTCTTGGTGGATTTAACCAACGACCCCGGTGTTCCCGATGGTGCTATTTTAACTCCCGATGGCAACGGCATCATTGTCTCGATCTATTTGCCCGACTTGGCGGACTATGGCGAAACACGCCAATATGATCGCGAGACGGGGCGATTACAGTGTGTCTGGCGAACGCCGGGATCCCCCCAAAACACCTGCCCAGCGTTGGTAGTCGATCAGGGCCGTGTGCGATTGGTAATCACGACTGCTGTCGAAAACATGAGTGATGAAAATCGTGAGAAATGCCCGAATGCTGGCCAGTTGTTCATTGCTGAGACCGATTTCCAAGACCCCGCAATGATCGTTCCGCCAGTTTTCTCATGGGGACAGTGA
- a CDS encoding ThuA domain-containing protein, translating to MKTLLSIALLLSLVTAVPAAEPSIPVIFDTDIDTDCDDIGAVACLHAMADTGEIEILATTVSSNFAYSAPCLDALNRYYGRPTLPLGVPKREGASVERGSKYARQLAERFPSRFTTNDDAPPAVTVLRTALAAADDNSVRLVTVGYLTNVADLLRSPADEASPLSGMDLVEQKISHFVVMGGRYPEHLDPGKFGNFKPDPESAVYVANNWPGTIHFSGLGEDVGTGRDRSKLDAGNPLRVGYDLFLGDQPTRSSWDQVALLYTVRPDAPYWIVETKGGNHLFPNGTNRWVDEDKHDHRLISFADGQRSEVQAEIERLMTAEARSKHILIVIGPSTHPPGSHEVAAGGRLMAHCLEHADNLNGIKATVVQGWPDDDELLAGADSIVFIGDTFPPHRLPETQQILARIERMMQRGCGIVCVHYATALLGHDVAPDGAHPLLEWMGGYFANKTCPHHPGIARVYQAATIERAAPQHPISRGWSEFTLHDEPYINNYFGKNNNQLAANVTALATSMLPPEEPQEEIVAWCVQREHGRGFGIVMPHFYRNWSNDDLRRFILNGIVWTANGEVPAAGVSTTPPDLATFKPAAVQPRQ from the coding sequence ATGAAAACTCTCCTTTCCATTGCGTTATTGCTTTCGCTCGTCACGGCCGTACCTGCCGCCGAGCCCTCGATCCCCGTCATTTTTGATACCGACATTGATACCGATTGTGACGATATCGGTGCGGTGGCGTGCTTGCACGCGATGGCGGATACCGGGGAGATCGAGATCCTAGCGACGACGGTCAGTTCCAACTTCGCGTACTCAGCTCCTTGCCTGGATGCATTGAATCGCTATTACGGTCGTCCCACCCTGCCGCTGGGCGTTCCCAAACGCGAGGGTGCCAGCGTCGAGCGTGGCTCCAAGTACGCGAGACAACTCGCCGAACGTTTTCCGAGCCGTTTCACTACCAACGACGATGCGCCACCTGCGGTGACCGTGCTACGCACCGCACTTGCGGCAGCAGATGACAATTCGGTGCGATTGGTCACGGTCGGTTATTTGACTAACGTCGCTGACCTGCTGCGATCACCCGCCGACGAAGCCAGCCCACTGTCGGGAATGGACCTTGTCGAGCAGAAGATCTCGCACTTTGTCGTCATGGGTGGCCGCTATCCCGAACACCTCGATCCGGGCAAGTTCGGCAATTTCAAACCAGACCCCGAGTCGGCGGTTTACGTCGCGAACAACTGGCCGGGTACGATTCACTTCAGTGGTCTCGGTGAAGACGTCGGTACCGGACGCGATCGCAGCAAACTTGATGCAGGAAATCCACTGCGTGTCGGATATGACTTGTTCTTGGGTGACCAGCCGACGCGATCGAGCTGGGATCAGGTTGCCCTGCTATACACCGTTCGTCCAGACGCCCCGTACTGGATTGTAGAAACGAAAGGAGGCAATCACCTCTTTCCCAACGGCACCAACCGGTGGGTCGACGAAGACAAGCACGACCATCGTTTGATTTCATTTGCGGACGGCCAGCGAAGCGAGGTTCAAGCGGAGATTGAACGCTTGATGACGGCGGAAGCCCGGTCAAAGCATATTCTGATCGTGATCGGCCCAAGTACCCACCCGCCCGGCTCGCACGAAGTCGCTGCAGGCGGACGATTGATGGCTCATTGCCTTGAGCACGCCGACAACCTGAACGGAATCAAGGCGACCGTAGTCCAGGGCTGGCCCGACGATGATGAATTATTGGCCGGTGCCGACTCGATCGTTTTTATTGGTGATACGTTCCCTCCCCACCGTCTGCCGGAGACGCAACAGATCCTTGCCCGCATCGAGCGGATGATGCAGCGTGGCTGTGGAATCGTGTGTGTGCATTACGCGACGGCTCTGTTGGGGCACGACGTCGCTCCCGATGGTGCTCATCCGCTGCTGGAATGGATGGGCGGTTACTTTGCCAACAAGACCTGTCCTCACCACCCTGGCATCGCCCGCGTCTATCAAGCGGCTACGATTGAACGAGCGGCACCACAACACCCGATCTCTCGCGGTTGGTCGGAATTCACACTCCACGACGAACCGTATATCAACAACTACTTCGGTAAAAATAACAATCAACTCGCTGCCAATGTGACGGCGTTAGCAACGTCAATGCTACCACCGGAAGAACCCCAGGAAGAAATCGTCGCATGGTGTGTCCAACGCGAGCACGGCCGCGGGTTTGGAATCGTAATGCCGCACTTCTATCGAAACTGGAGCAACGACGATTTACGTCGTTTCATCCTCAACGGCATCGTCTGGACTGCCAACGGTGAAGTGCCTGCAGCAGGCGTTTCCACAACTCCTCCCGACCTAGCAACGTTCAAACCTGCCGCGGTGCAACCGCGCCAGTAA
- a CDS encoding response regulator transcription factor yields MSLSVLIIEDDRALQRGLQDNFTDAGYRVQAALDGEVGLQLAVASAPDLVVLDIMLPEMNGYHVCREIRRKGLDCHVIMLTAKGQEDDIVRGLEIGADDYMTKPFSIRELMARADRLIQRRRAAEVDQFCFGRFNLNLDACQLTRDDREIALTSKEFGLLKHLLQFRGQARTRQQILERVWGDPFIVSGRSVDRCVTTLRHKIEPDAQRPTWIQTVRDIGYRFTDERSPEIGPIQ; encoded by the coding sequence ATGAGCCTGTCCGTGTTGATCATCGAAGACGACCGAGCTCTCCAACGCGGGTTGCAGGACAATTTTACCGACGCCGGCTACCGCGTTCAGGCAGCCTTGGACGGCGAGGTTGGATTGCAATTGGCCGTTGCCTCTGCGCCAGATCTTGTTGTGCTAGACATCATGTTGCCGGAGATGAATGGCTACCATGTCTGCCGAGAAATTCGTCGCAAGGGTTTGGACTGCCATGTGATTATGTTGACAGCCAAGGGGCAAGAAGACGACATCGTGCGAGGATTGGAGATCGGTGCAGATGATTACATGACCAAGCCGTTCAGCATCCGTGAGTTGATGGCCCGTGCCGATCGGTTGATTCAACGCCGTCGGGCAGCGGAAGTCGATCAGTTTTGTTTTGGGCGATTCAATTTGAATCTAGACGCCTGCCAATTGACTCGCGACGATCGCGAGATCGCACTGACCAGCAAGGAATTTGGGCTGCTAAAACATCTCCTGCAGTTTCGCGGACAGGCGAGAACGCGGCAGCAGATCCTCGAGCGAGTTTGGGGAGATCCATTCATCGTCAGCGGTCGCAGCGTCGATCGCTGTGTCACAACGCTGAGGCATAAGATTGAACCTGACGCGCAGCGGCCAACGTGGATTCAGACTGTCCGCGACATTGGGTACCGGTTTACCGACGAACGGTCACCTGAAATCGGGCCAATCCAGTGA
- a CDS encoding sensor histidine kinase has protein sequence MKKLASASPWISTVALCGVVLLPIVAAIGFVAVAITNQQLATQQLLGEAYRSHLANMQGQVERQLNGIRLRTKEILDLSGGAERFAAATAIDGVDSAVCRGIDRADRYPGTIDTHDNDRAELLAFRKDPDWKAATAHEDVGDCDLAASAFHAISEAAQNPTQHITAIQSEVRCRLRNGDRAAVHRILEDFFDHQVSRESHGGYYESLLANLELLACESIFDGMQRETTLKRLADRIVRYDSNSLSSDQRLFLMRQLEILAPGTIDQKQIRAEELAALYLVHSHGRLETSAFDSTSETPARSSVQPTGIDDLWRWEIQSSGIELLMTTQSLTRLIDDAIAAVELPRDVVVSVQHRSRRPHQQSVTNYEVAASSLLPGWQLSLRLRDANSFSKVARRRNLVMIGVCGLVVALTVVGGSLVVRNFHNRVKLTRLKNDLLGTVSHELRTPLSSIRLLVDTLIGGSLSDGAKLDPQRTWEYLHLIRNENERLSRLIENFLTFSRYEATVQSENFTLVPVERLICAAVDVCRPRIESKPLSLTVQIAPGVPAICGDEGGLITVLINLIDNAIKYSGDSSQAILVCAVARDNGVSVSVSDHGIGISRIDQRKLFDRFYQVDQTLHRSDRGCGLGLSIVRTIVDHHGGRVCLESELGKGTTFTVWFPAEQTAGCSPEPSVTSESDECQTAADSLSEIIRP, from the coding sequence ATGAAGAAGCTGGCATCTGCATCGCCATGGATTTCGACCGTGGCTCTGTGCGGGGTTGTGCTGCTGCCCATCGTCGCGGCAATCGGGTTCGTTGCCGTGGCGATTACGAATCAACAGCTCGCGACCCAGCAATTGCTCGGTGAAGCCTACCGTAGTCATTTGGCGAACATGCAAGGCCAGGTCGAAAGACAACTCAACGGAATTCGTTTGAGGACCAAAGAGATCCTCGACCTGAGTGGTGGCGCAGAACGATTCGCTGCCGCCACCGCCATCGATGGTGTCGATTCGGCGGTGTGTAGGGGGATCGATCGCGCGGACCGATACCCGGGGACGATAGACACGCATGATAACGACAGAGCAGAATTGCTGGCGTTTCGAAAGGACCCGGATTGGAAAGCAGCAACCGCACATGAAGACGTGGGCGATTGCGATCTGGCGGCGAGCGCCTTTCATGCCATCTCCGAGGCGGCGCAAAACCCCACACAGCACATCACGGCAATCCAATCCGAGGTTCGGTGCCGACTGAGAAATGGTGATCGGGCAGCGGTCCATCGCATTCTAGAGGATTTCTTTGACCATCAAGTCAGTCGAGAATCTCATGGAGGATACTACGAATCATTACTTGCCAACTTGGAATTGCTCGCCTGCGAATCGATCTTCGACGGTATGCAACGTGAAACGACACTAAAAAGGTTGGCAGACAGAATTGTTCGCTATGACTCCAATTCACTGTCGTCTGACCAGCGGCTGTTCCTAATGCGACAACTAGAGATACTCGCGCCAGGCACGATTGACCAGAAGCAAATTCGCGCCGAGGAACTGGCAGCTCTTTACTTGGTTCATTCCCACGGGCGGCTCGAAACGAGTGCGTTCGATTCCACGAGTGAAACGCCCGCTCGTTCTTCGGTGCAGCCGACTGGAATCGATGACTTGTGGCGGTGGGAGATTCAGTCAAGCGGAATCGAGTTATTGATGACAACGCAATCGCTAACCCGGCTGATTGATGACGCGATCGCGGCGGTTGAACTGCCCAGGGATGTCGTGGTGTCAGTGCAGCACCGCAGTCGTCGACCACACCAACAGTCGGTAACGAACTACGAAGTAGCGGCGTCCTCGCTGCTGCCAGGTTGGCAATTGTCACTCCGGTTGCGCGATGCAAATTCCTTCTCGAAGGTCGCCCGCCGCCGTAATTTAGTCATGATTGGCGTCTGTGGTTTGGTGGTAGCATTGACTGTGGTGGGTGGTTCCCTTGTGGTTCGGAATTTCCACAATCGCGTTAAACTTACTCGTCTCAAAAACGATTTACTGGGGACCGTCTCCCACGAACTCCGCACGCCGCTGAGTTCGATCCGGCTGCTTGTGGACACCTTGATTGGCGGATCACTGAGCGACGGGGCCAAGCTGGATCCGCAGAGAACTTGGGAGTATCTTCATTTGATCCGGAACGAGAATGAACGTCTCAGTCGATTGATCGAAAATTTCTTGACCTTCTCTCGATACGAGGCCACTGTTCAATCGGAGAACTTCACCCTGGTGCCGGTGGAGAGGTTGATTTGTGCCGCTGTCGACGTTTGTCGTCCGAGAATCGAGAGCAAACCGTTGTCGCTCACGGTGCAGATCGCCCCAGGCGTCCCTGCCATTTGCGGTGATGAGGGCGGTTTAATCACGGTGCTGATTAATCTAATTGACAATGCCATCAAATACTCTGGCGATAGCTCGCAGGCGATACTGGTGTGTGCGGTTGCACGCGACAACGGTGTCTCTGTGTCTGTTTCTGATCATGGCATCGGAATTAGTCGAATTGATCAGCGAAAGCTGTTCGATCGGTTTTATCAAGTAGATCAAACATTGCATCGCTCCGATCGAGGATGCGGTTTAGGTTTGAGCATTGTGCGCACGATTGTCGACCATCATGGCGGCCGAGTTTGTTTGGAGAGTGAACTCGGCAAAGGAACCACGTTCACGGTATGGTTCCCTGCCGAACAGACCGCAGGATGCTCTCCGGAACCATCGGTAACGTCAGAGTCAGATGAGTGCCAGACCGCCGCCGATTCTCTCTCGGAGATCATCCGTCCATGA
- a CDS encoding DUF3108 domain-containing protein, whose translation MLSVLNFPASFRIVVATASLLLTSDLFAQSTDVGGKGPESGTTSSNSETATAAEMLQLGIYQEETAGDLATAKKMYRRVVEKAKESAKLAAEAQYRLGQCLLKEGDQDAATAAFDALIKEFPNQTDWVKKANEMVGKALTLLPAPYQSGQRQTLTMTLAGGQVIGFIGVGVDSGEFEGKSVWRMFVRRMINPTMNEGASTMVIDAATFKPLKTTFQHTLLGDSSAIWTDGELDIKMRDASGNSQTKTIELTTDAYCNDQWFFGFRQLPLRIGYKATLPIRVAFTGGNEIGLEVSVEKKETVETSVGKFECFRVDTNIGQVFWIADSPERLLVAFDGGGVVAKLSDVRADGAEEVLKNAHYGFQCRLPQGWFSMPMPTDQEDESNGFLMASTGMASSMIRVQKQSSLAEDAQPSADAWMKLRLQKAAKALKDFAPVGDIAPATIGDAPAVSASATFVSGPYTMKRTTTFAFIGDNAVEVHHTTLADEFEAAAATFHAVTSSVQF comes from the coding sequence ATGCTCTCTGTTCTGAATTTCCCGGCAAGCTTTCGCATCGTCGTCGCCACCGCGTCATTGCTGTTGACATCAGACCTGTTCGCGCAATCGACAGATGTCGGTGGCAAAGGTCCTGAGAGCGGCACCACCTCGTCGAATTCGGAGACGGCGACTGCTGCGGAAATGTTGCAACTCGGTATCTATCAAGAAGAGACCGCAGGTGATCTCGCGACTGCGAAGAAGATGTACCGCAGGGTCGTCGAGAAAGCGAAGGAGTCAGCGAAGTTGGCCGCCGAGGCCCAATACCGGTTGGGCCAGTGCCTGCTGAAAGAAGGCGACCAGGATGCTGCCACGGCAGCATTCGACGCTCTGATCAAGGAGTTCCCAAACCAAACAGACTGGGTTAAGAAAGCCAATGAGATGGTCGGCAAAGCTCTGACGCTATTACCCGCACCGTATCAGTCAGGCCAACGCCAGACACTGACGATGACCCTGGCTGGTGGTCAAGTTATCGGTTTCATCGGCGTTGGCGTTGACTCGGGCGAGTTTGAAGGCAAGAGCGTCTGGCGAATGTTTGTTCGCCGCATGATCAATCCCACAATGAACGAAGGCGCCAGCACGATGGTAATCGATGCGGCCACGTTCAAACCACTCAAAACGACATTTCAACACACGCTGTTGGGCGACTCCTCGGCCATTTGGACGGACGGCGAGCTTGATATCAAGATGCGTGATGCGAGCGGCAATTCACAAACCAAAACGATCGAGCTCACCACCGACGCCTATTGTAACGATCAATGGTTCTTCGGATTTCGCCAATTGCCGCTACGGATTGGATACAAAGCGACACTTCCGATTCGTGTTGCCTTCACCGGCGGTAATGAGATTGGGTTAGAAGTGAGTGTCGAAAAGAAAGAGACCGTCGAGACCTCCGTTGGTAAGTTCGAATGTTTTCGTGTGGACACCAATATCGGCCAAGTCTTCTGGATCGCCGATTCGCCAGAGCGACTATTGGTCGCCTTCGACGGTGGCGGCGTCGTCGCTAAACTGAGTGACGTGCGAGCAGATGGTGCCGAGGAAGTTCTCAAGAATGCACACTATGGTTTTCAGTGCCGATTGCCGCAGGGCTGGTTCTCGATGCCAATGCCGACCGACCAGGAAGATGAGTCCAACGGATTTCTGATGGCGTCAACAGGAATGGCATCGTCAATGATTCGCGTACAAAAACAATCGTCTCTCGCCGAGGATGCTCAGCCGAGTGCAGACGCATGGATGAAGCTGCGTTTGCAGAAGGCTGCCAAAGCACTCAAAGATTTTGCACCCGTCGGCGATATTGCTCCAGCTACAATCGGGGACGCTCCTGCGGTTTCGGCATCAGCAACGTTTGTGTCGGGACCGTATACGATGAAACGAACGACGACTTTCGCATTCATCGGCGACAATGCCGTCGAAGTGCACCACACGACGCTCGCGGATGAGTTCGAGGCAGCCGCCGCGACCTTTCATGCGGTCACATCCTCGGTTCAGTTCTGA
- a CDS encoding peroxiredoxin family protein — MLHRIFVLFAFAIIAPLPSSLPAIEPTADAAMEESALDEGHSFHGEAFNEGPRQAAVLVPGLAKIQFPTSTKSDQAQQFFEQGVALLHAFAYLEAERSFRQSLKHDPELAIAYWGMAMANASNPKRARGMIDKAKPLVSQHADQREKLYIDALDHYLPTFDENAPKDDAEAKSKRAARFISDMEKILYDFPDDIEAKAFLVLRIWLGDREGVKLTSRFAVDALMSEIFAIDPMHPAHHYRIHLWDPAHAELGLDSAAKCGPSMPGVAHMWHMPGHIYSKLNRYADAAWQQEASARVDHAHMMRARLMPDQIHNFAHNNEWLIRNLLFVGRVNDAIEQGQNLVSLPQHPKYNSMDKKGSYKHGRERLLQTYSEYGLWGRLINESNGNLLPPIANMDAHEEWLAWVAVAHFQTGNASEGARTLRSLQRRRLALEGTLLDLADEAAKETDASAKDADVATPEDAADAKQKRTPDEVRKHLEKLRRLIARAAAAAAAHRKDAKSVKEFAKKANLDNLIQAQFLADAGDLKSALEIAQQEVKKRQGQVRPQAILVDLLWRNGDHEEAKKQFETLRALACDADLDTPLLQRVSVVATALNMEEDWRIKREPANDLGERPALDSLGPFRWQPYDAPAWEAMSADGTPWSAGQFSGRPRLVVFYLGFGCLHCMEQLHAFAPKLEAFREAGIEVVAISTENVETLASGIAAFDEQISIPLFADGDQTAFKSFRCWDDFEGQPLHGTFLIDAQDRVRWQDIGFEPFMDPDFLLEESKRLLKLKDN, encoded by the coding sequence ATGCTGCACCGAATTTTCGTGTTGTTCGCTTTTGCGATAATTGCGCCTCTGCCGTCCAGCCTGCCGGCAATCGAACCGACGGCAGACGCTGCGATGGAAGAGAGTGCTCTCGACGAGGGGCACAGTTTCCACGGGGAAGCGTTTAATGAAGGCCCACGTCAAGCGGCGGTGCTCGTTCCCGGTCTCGCCAAGATCCAATTTCCCACCTCGACCAAGAGTGATCAGGCTCAGCAGTTTTTTGAGCAGGGTGTCGCGTTGCTACATGCATTTGCGTATCTCGAGGCCGAACGCTCGTTCCGTCAGTCACTCAAACACGACCCCGAACTTGCGATCGCGTACTGGGGCATGGCGATGGCCAACGCGAGCAATCCCAAACGGGCGCGCGGGATGATTGATAAAGCCAAGCCGCTTGTCAGCCAGCATGCCGACCAACGAGAAAAACTGTATATCGATGCTCTCGATCACTACTTGCCCACTTTCGATGAGAACGCCCCGAAGGACGATGCGGAGGCGAAATCGAAACGCGCCGCGCGTTTCATTTCAGATATGGAGAAAATTCTTTACGATTTCCCCGATGACATCGAAGCGAAGGCGTTTCTGGTGTTGCGCATTTGGCTCGGTGATCGCGAGGGAGTCAAGCTAACGAGCCGTTTTGCGGTAGACGCGTTGATGAGTGAAATCTTCGCGATCGATCCGATGCATCCAGCACATCACTATCGCATCCATTTGTGGGATCCGGCCCATGCAGAATTGGGGCTTGATTCAGCGGCCAAGTGCGGGCCGTCAATGCCGGGAGTGGCGCACATGTGGCACATGCCCGGACATATATACTCCAAACTAAACCGATATGCCGATGCAGCATGGCAACAGGAAGCATCGGCTCGAGTCGACCACGCTCACATGATGCGAGCACGGTTGATGCCCGACCAAATTCACAACTTTGCTCACAATAACGAGTGGCTGATTCGTAACTTATTGTTTGTTGGACGGGTCAACGACGCGATCGAACAAGGCCAAAACCTTGTTTCGCTTCCTCAGCATCCAAAGTACAACTCCATGGATAAGAAGGGGAGCTACAAGCACGGGCGGGAGCGATTGCTTCAAACCTACAGTGAGTATGGGTTATGGGGCAGGCTTATCAACGAGTCCAACGGCAACCTGCTGCCGCCGATCGCCAACATGGATGCTCATGAGGAATGGCTCGCATGGGTCGCGGTAGCCCATTTCCAAACCGGCAACGCGTCAGAGGGCGCCCGCACGTTACGTTCGCTTCAACGGCGACGACTGGCACTGGAGGGGACCCTGCTCGATCTCGCAGACGAAGCCGCCAAAGAGACGGATGCCAGTGCGAAGGACGCCGATGTTGCAACGCCAGAGGACGCGGCAGACGCCAAGCAGAAAAGGACGCCGGATGAAGTGCGTAAGCATCTCGAAAAACTACGCCGTTTGATCGCGCGAGCCGCCGCGGCCGCAGCGGCACATCGCAAAGATGCAAAGAGCGTTAAAGAATTTGCGAAGAAAGCGAATCTCGATAATCTGATCCAAGCTCAATTTCTAGCGGACGCAGGTGACCTGAAGTCCGCCCTGGAAATCGCCCAGCAAGAAGTCAAGAAACGTCAGGGCCAGGTGCGTCCACAAGCGATCCTCGTCGATCTGCTTTGGAGGAACGGCGACCACGAAGAGGCAAAGAAGCAGTTTGAAACGCTTCGTGCTCTTGCCTGCGATGCCGATTTGGATACGCCACTCCTTCAACGAGTCTCCGTAGTAGCAACCGCACTCAACATGGAAGAAGACTGGCGAATTAAGAGGGAGCCGGCAAACGACTTAGGCGAGCGTCCGGCACTGGACTCCCTCGGTCCGTTTCGATGGCAGCCCTATGATGCTCCGGCGTGGGAGGCGATGTCCGCCGACGGCACACCCTGGAGTGCTGGGCAATTCAGTGGTCGCCCCAGGCTAGTTGTGTTCTACCTGGGATTTGGATGTTTGCACTGCATGGAACAACTGCATGCTTTCGCACCCAAACTCGAGGCATTTCGTGAGGCAGGAATTGAGGTTGTCGCGATCAGTACCGAAAATGTCGAAACGCTCGCCAGCGGCATTGCAGCGTTTGACGAGCAGATTTCGATCCCGCTGTTTGCGGATGGCGACCAAACTGCATTTAAGTCATTTCGCTGCTGGGATGATTTCGAAGGCCAACCCCTGCACGGGACGTTCTTAATCGACGCGCAAGACCGCGTTCGATGGCAGGACATCGGCTTTGAGCCCTTCATGGACCCCGACTTTCTGCTCGAAGAATCCAAGCGTCTGTTGAAGCTTAAGGACAATTAG